The proteins below are encoded in one region of Mustelus asterias unplaced genomic scaffold, sMusAst1.hap1.1 HAP1_SCAFFOLD_44, whole genome shotgun sequence:
- the LOC144483045 gene encoding uncharacterized protein LOC144483045, translating into MEEKSTVHSGEKLYMCSVCGEGFNQSSGLWEHNCSHNREMAWKCGDCGKEFNYPSLLETHRRSHTGERPFICSQCGKGFAHSSTLLRHQQIHTGARPFTCSVCGKGFSRSSSLLTHQRVHTGEKPFTCSRCEKRFADSSNLAIHRRIHEEERPFTCSQCGKGFNQSSKLTVHQRIHTGERPFTCSMCGKRFIDSSNLAIHQRIHEEERPFTCSQCGKGYVTSSTLLRHQQIHKELL; encoded by the coding sequence atggaagaaaaaagcaccgttcacagtggagagaaactgtacatgtgttctgtgtgtggagaaggcttcaaccaatcatctggcctttgggaacataattgcagtcacaacagggagatggcatggaaatgtggggactgtggaaaggaattcaattacccatccctgctggaaacacatcgacgcagtcacactggggagaggccattcatctgttcccaatgtgggaagggatttgctcactcatccactctgctgagacaccagcaaattcacactggggcgaggccattcacctgctctgtgtgtgggaaaggattcagtcggtcatccagtctactgacacaccagcgagttcacactggcgaaaagccattcacctgctcccggtgtgagaagagattcgctGACTCGTCCAACCTAGCAATACACCGGAGAATTCATgaagaggagaggccattcacttgctcccagtgtgggaagggatttaatcagtcaTCCAAATTAAcagtacaccagcgaattcacactggagagaggccatttacttgctctatgtgtgggaagagattcattgACTCATCGAACCTAgcaatacaccagcgaattcacgaagaggagaggccgttcacttgctcccagtgtgggaagggatacgttACCTCATCCACtcttctgagacaccagcaaattcacaaggAACTGTTGTGA